A genomic region of Lytechinus pictus isolate F3 Inbred chromosome 2, Lp3.0, whole genome shotgun sequence contains the following coding sequences:
- the LOC129254358 gene encoding coiled-coil domain-containing protein 92-like: MAAPVEVKLRNAESSILFMQQEHAKTLQALHQELHKLQKKCAELNFELAMKSDDVDEEKYKSEIEALTAKLGEKEKECNQLKTDRDTNHDRLNELEQQMKVREKIFQDDLAQRQQKILTLTAELEQRSGTIAYLTTQLHQLKRKEIKPTVEHVRSDPERNQSPAPPKDPAPPRTRRYNIRTGNGPVKGVHPVNCLRNDANIPQPSQVQSHMFSRFRRIGPPPKTANPVLRSRGCEGVRDVTAFIAHVDTQGREVEVKPVPSILPPITPQDAVRREYSLSAEIETLAIDKPYGADSSLRSPNHSPLHTD; this comes from the exons ATGGCTGCTCCGGTGGAGGTAAAGCTGAGGAATGCAGAGAGCTCGATTCTCTTCATGCAGCAGGAGCATGCAAAGACACTCCAGGCCCTCCACCAGGAACTCCACAAGCTGCAGAAGAAATGTGCTGAACTCAACTTTGAACTTGCCATGAAAAGTGATGATGTCGATGAAG AGAAATACAAGAGTGAGATTGAGGCTTTAACGGCGAAACTGGGCGAGAAGGAGAAAGAATGCAACCAATTAAAAACAGATAGAGACACCAACCATGATAGGTTGAATGAACTAGAACAGCAGATGAAGGTGAGAGAGAAAATATTTCAAGACGACCTTGCCCAAAGGCAGCAAAAGATTTTGACTTTGACGGCAGAGCTGGAGCAGCGCTCCGGTACGATTGCCTACCTGACTACCCAGCTTCATCAGCTCAAACGGAAAGAAATTAAACCAACAGTAGAACACGTTAGGAGTGATCCAGAGAGGAATCAGAGCCCTGCGCCTCCCAAAGACCCGGCCCCTCCCAGGACCCGGCGATATAATATTCGCACCGGAAATGGTCCCGTCAAAGGGGTACATCCCGTGAACTGCTTACGCAACGATGCCAACATTCCCCAACCAAGTCAAGTGCAATCTCACATGTTCAGCCGCTTTCGCCGCATCGGACCGCCCCCGAAGACAGCGAACCCCGTCTTGAGGAGCAGGGGATGCGAGGGGGTGCGGGATGTTACCGCCTTTATCGCCCATGTGGACACCCAAGGGAGGGAGGTTGAAGTGAAGCCTGTACCCTCTATCTTGCCCCCCATTACCCCCCAGGATGCAGTGAGAAGAGAATATTCCCTGTCCGCAGAGATCGAGACTTTGGCCATTGACAAGCCTTACGGTGCCGATAGTTCTCTTAGGTCACCTAATCACTCCCCATTACACACAGACTAA